The Sphingobacteriales bacterium genome includes a window with the following:
- a CDS encoding ribbon-helix-helix protein, CopG family → MTAKLTLSIDAKIIEKAKRKAKKEGKSLSAMVEDYLAFSRTG, encoded by the coding sequence ATGACTGCGAAGCTAACGCTTTCCATAGACGCTAAAATAATAGAAAAAGCAAAACGAAAAGCCAAGAAGGAAGGCAAGAGTCTGTCTGCAATGGTAGAGGATTATTTGGCGTTTTCCCGTACAGGATGA